TTTGGCGCATTTGAGACAGAACGGGATTCAGATTGGCGTGAGCGCCCTGAACTCCAAGATAGCCTACCGTGAAGCTTCTGGCGGTGTTTCTGAGTCGCAGACTGACAATCCGTTAGGCACGCCTTTCCAAGTATATGCCTCTTATGGTGCTGCTGAAAGCCCGTTGCGATTTGGTATTGGCGTATACACGCCGTATGGTAGCACCGTTAACTGGGGAAGCACCTGGCAAGGACGCTTCGGATTGAATGAATTGACCTTGCAGGCTATTTACATCCAGCCTACGGTGAGTTACAGAATTACAGACAAGTTGGGCGTGGGCGCTGGCTTAATCGTTTCTATTGGCAGTGTAAACCTGCAGAGATCTGTTCCTTTGACAGATGAGAACGGCAACGAGGGCCACATTGAGCTAGACGGAAAATCAAAAACTGGTATTGGCTTTAATGCCGGGGTTTATTTCCAGCCTACAGACAAGCTTTCCTTGGGCTTAACCTACCGTTCTAAGGTAGATGCCAAAGTAGAAGACGGTGACATCATCTTGCAGATACCAGATGCCGCACCCGTGAGAGCTCAGTTCAAAGGAGACAAGTTCAACGCTACGCTTCCTTTGCCAGCCAACCTTACGCTGGGCTTAGGCTACAAAGCCACTGACAAACTGACCATTGCCGCAGACGTACAGCGCGTAGAGTGGAGTGCGTATGAATCTCTTCGGTTTGATTTTAATGACGTGATTGGCGGCCAGGTTTCTTCTGAGGCCCAGCGCCAGTATGAAGATTCTTACATCTACCGTTTGGGCGCGCAGTACGTGCTGTCTGACATCATGACTATTCGGGCGGGTGCTTACTATGATGAGTCTCCGGTACAAGATGGATTCTTAACCCCAGAAACCCCAGACTCAGACTCAAGAGGAGTTTCTGCCGGTTTAACTCTTAAGCTTTCAGAAAAAGTTGACCTAGACGCTTCTTTCCTGTATGTGAACAAGAAAGAGCGCACAGATGACGCCAGCAAGTCTAACGGCGTGGCCGGTACTTTCAAGTCTGTGGCGTACATCCCTGGTGTTGGGGTTAACTATAAATTCTAATTTCTTTAATGAACATGAAAAATTTATTACATAAACTAGGTGCTGTTGCTTTCCTCACCAGCTCCTTACTATTTGCCGGTTGTGATCCTGAGTTTGAAGAGGACCGTACCTTTAGCGCCGGCTCTCTGGACCTATCTAAGTATGTGGCGGTGGGTAACTCACTTACAGCCGGTTACCAAGACGGTGGCTTGTACCTAGAAGGACAGCGAAACTCTTATCCAAACATTCTGGCTAACCAGTTCTCTCTTGTAGGTGGCGGTGGTTTTACGCAGCCGTTGTTCACAGAAGAGCAGAAGAATGGATCTGGCTATCTTAAACTGACGGGCTTTAGCTCCTCTGGATTGCCAACCACGGCTCCTGTAACCACCAACCTGGCCATACGTGGCATGGGCGCAGACAACAAGACTCCCTTGTACACTAAGTTTACAGGCGAAGTCCAGAACTTAGGCGTTCCCGGCATAAAGATGGTAGACGTCACTACTGCCGGCTATGGCTATAACAACCCACTTGGCTTCAATCCATTTTATGAGCGCCTGCTATCTGATCAAGTTGCTCCAACGGGTGCACTGCTTCCTTATGTAAACAAGGTGGAGTCTGTAAAGGCTACTTTCTTTACTATGTGGTTAGGCAACAATGATGTGTTGGGGTATGCCACCTCTGGCGGAATTGCTGCTATCTCATCTGAGACGGCCTTCCAAACTGCATTAGACGCCATGGTAGCCAAATTGCCGGCGCAGGGTGTCATCATCAATATCCCAGATGTGACAGCCGTTCCATTCTTCACGACTAAGGCTACTGCCGGCATCATGGCTCAAGCGCAAGCTGCCAACGCAAAGTTGTATATTACAATGGGCGATGGCACTGTACGTGAGGCAAAAGCAGCAGATTACGTGCTTCTTACTTCTACAGTAGGTACACCAGAAGCAGTGCCTGGCATTCCGCAGCAGATTCCACATGGCTTTTCTCCATTCAACCCCTTGAAGAACCAAGAGGTATTGGATGAAAACGAAGTAACTGCTGTTAAAACAGCCACTACCTCCTTCAATGCTAAATTGCGCGCGGCGGCTACTGCTAAGAATGTTGCTTTCTCAGACATGAATGCTTACTTCAACGCAATTAAAGCTGGTTTTTCATTGAATGGCGTAAACTATTCACCTGCCTTTATCACGGGTAACCTGTTTTCTTTGGACGGCGTGCACCTTACTCCTAGAGGCTATGCCATTGTAGCCAATGAGATCATTAAGGCCATCAACACCAAATACAGCTCTACCATCCCAACCATTGACGTAACTTTGTTCAGAGCGGTATTAATCCCGTAATCAACTCTAGTATCCATACATAGAAGAGGCCCGGCGTTCGCCGGGCCTCTTCTATTTTATGCCTCTATGAACCGTTTTTGGCCTGATTTACAGAAAACAGGCCAAAAACGCCTAGTGCGCCTGCAGCCAGTTATCACCGGTGCCCATGCCTACTTCCATGGGAACGCTCAGCGGGAAGGCGTTTTTCATGAGTTCCTCTACTTTGGCCTGCACCAGTGACAGTTCTTCTTTGAGCACGTCAAACACCAATTCATCATGCACCTGCAAGATCATGCGGCTAGCCAGTTTCTCATCCCGTAGCCATTGGTCAATGTTGATCATGGCAATCTTGATGATGTCTGCCGCCGTGCCTTGGATGGGCGCGTTGATGGCGTTGCGTTCGGCGTAGCCCCGTATGTTCTGGTTGCGGGAGTTAATGTCCCTGAGGTAGCGTCTACGGCCTAACAGCGTCTCCACAAACTCCTGGTCGCGGGCCTCGTTGATGGCGCTGTCCATGTACTGCTTCACCGCTGGGAACTCCTGGAAGTAGGCTTCAATAATTTCAGCAGCCTCTCTTCTTGGAATAGCCAATCTCTCGGCCAGACCAAACGCAGAAATCCCATAGATAATCCCGAAGTTGATGGTCTTGGCCTTGCGGCGCATATCACTGTCCACCTGGTCAACGGGCACGTGGAACACCTTGGCCGCCGTTGACGCGTGAATATCCAAACCCTTCTGGAAGGCCTCTTTCATAGTGGCGTCATTGCTGAAATGCGCCATGATCCTCAACTCAATCTGCGAATAATCCGCGGACAGCAATACGTGGTTTTCATCTCTCGGCACGAAGGCTTTGCGTATCTCACGCCCTTTCTCAGTCCTAATAGGAATGTTCTGCAGGTTGGGGTTGGTAGAACTCAAACGGCCGGTAGCGGCTACGGCTTGGTTATAGGACGTGTGCAGGCGGTCATCCTCTTTGCAAATCAATTGCGGAAGCGCGTCTACGTAGGTGCTCTTGAGCTTGGTCAGTTGTCTATGGTCTAGGATCAACGCGACAATCTCATGCTCAAAGGCCAGCTTAGACAGTATCTCCTCGCCGGTGGCATATTGGCCCGTTTTGGTTTTCTTAATTTTGTTGCCGCCCAGCTGCATGCGGTCAAACAGGACTTCGCCCAATTGCTTAGGTGAGCCGATGTTGAACTCCATGCCCGCTTGCTCAAAAATCTTCTGTTCAATTTCCTTGATACTGGTTTGCAACACGATAGAAGACTCACCCAGAGCTTCGGCGTCAATGCTCACGCCTTCGCGCTCCATGTGCCCCAGCACGCGCAATAGTGGGTTCTCTACGTCATTGAAGAGACGCTTAAGGCCCTGTTTCTCCAGCAACGGGTCAAAGTAATGCTTAAGCTGTAGCGTGACGTCAGCATCCTCGCAGGCGTATTCATAGATTTGGAGCGGCGGCAACTTGTCCATGGTCAGCTGGTTCTTGCCTTTGCCTAACAGCGTCTCAATCGCGATGGGTGTGTAATGTAAATACGTCTCTGCCAGCAAATCCATGTTGTGGCGCATGTCTGGCTCTAGGAGGTAGTGGGCCAGCATGGTATCATACAGTGGGCCTTGCACGTCAATGCCGTAGCGCTGCAAGACTACCAAGTCATACTTGATGTTCTGGCCAATCTTGGTAATAGAAGGGCTTTCCAATATCTCCTTGAACTCCTGCACAATCTCCAGAGTAGCCTCATAGTCATCAGCTGGCACTGGAATGTAATACGCCTCGCCGGGCATGTAGCAGAACGAGATGCCCACCAGGCGCGCGGTGATGGCGTCAATGCTGGTGGTCTCGGTGTCAAAAGAAATTTCCTTCTGAAGCTTCAGGTATTTTAACAGTTGCGCACGCTGCTCTGGCATGGTGAGCAGATGGTACTCATGTAGCGTGGTGTCAATGGTTTTGCGTGGCGTAGACACATAACCTTCACCGCCGCCTTCTATCATAGCCCCTGCCTCAGGCGTCATGACCTCATCAGCGGGCATGTCAAAGAGAGACGTCTGCCCCATGGGCTTGTCTGACTTAAAGCCTTTGCCTACGGTGGGTTTGTTGGAGATGGGCTTGGGAACGGCCGGCGAGGCGGTACCCAGCACACGCGTAGCCAGTTGTCTGAACTCCAGCTCGTCAAAGAGGGCGGCCAGCTTGTCCATGTCGGGGCCGTCATAGCGCAGGCCTTCCTCGTCAAAGTCAATGGGTACGTCCAGGTGAATGGTGGCCAATTCTTTGGACATCAAGCCCTGCTCAGCGAAGTTCTCCACGTTCTCCTTCTGCTTGCCTTTCAGTTCATGCGAATGGGCGATTAGATTCTCTACCGAGCCGTATTTTTGAATAAGCGTCTTGGCCGTCTTCTCGCCAATGCCCGGTATGCCCGGGATGTTGTCCACGGCATCGCCCTGCAAGCCTAGAATGTCAATGACTTGTTTTACATCACTGATTTCCCAGCGCTCCAGCACTTTGGGTTTGTCAATGACCTCAATGGCATTGCCTAAGAATGCCGGCTTGTAGACAAACACATGATCAGTGACCAGCTGGTAATAGTCCTTGTCTGGCGTCATCATGAACACGTCAAACCCAGCCTTTTCTGCCTTACAGGAAAGCGTGCCAATGATGTCATCGGCCTCAAAACCGTCCAGCATCATGCCCGGTATGCCAAAGGCCTCCACAATCTTCTTCACGTACGGTATGGCAATGGAAATATCCTCGGGCATGGCCTGCCTATTGGCCTTGTACTCTACAAAGTTGTCATGCCGGAACGTCTTGGATGGCGCGTCATAGCAAACCCCAATGTGGGTGGGCTTTTCGCGGTTGAGCAGGTCTACCAAGGTGTTGGTGAAGCCCAGCGCAGCGCCGGTGTTCATGCCCTTGGAGTTGATTCTGGGGTTCTTGCTGAACGCGAAGTGGGCGCGGTAGATGAGCGCCATGGCGTCTAAGAGAAAAAGGCGTTTGTCTGGTGTACTCATAGGCTAGCGAAGGTACAAGCAAAGCGTCTGCCTTGCAACGGTGCTACCTATTTAACTGAAGACGCGGCAGAAAGTTAGGGCAGGTCGTTTTTAGCCTGTTTTCTGAGATTTAGCCAAAAAATGGTTTTTGATTATTGATTGCCAATTGCTGGTTGATGAAGAATGGAAATGCAATCTTAACTTCTAAAGGTAACCCGCCGTCCCCACCGTTGTTGGTGTTATCACCAACAATCTAGACTGCCTCTCTCCTGGAGCCTGCAATTCATAGGCACTTCCGTTGGCTATCCCTGAAGAGTTTCTTCCTGCCGGTGCCCTTATGCCGCCTTGTTTCATTGCCGCCGCTAAGCGCTCACGGCCGCGAGGCCCCGTCTTCCCGCCTCGCGCTGTACCAGCTTGCCTCTTCTGCGTGGATGCTCCTTTGGTGGTCAAAGCGCTTCTACCTTGTGGTGACCGTTGTTCTAACTCGAGGCGGCAACCTGCTTAGGCGACTCGACGGAAAGACTGGAATCGGTGCGTTTAGTAGAAGCCTTTGGTAAACGAAGATTCCCCCCTTGAGGGGGGCGAAGGGGGGGGTGTTTACACCAGCAGGATTTATAAGCAAAAGAAAGCAACGCGTTGGAGACAAGGCAGTGCCATTGTCTCTACAGAAAACACGCATTCTGTCCCCCTTTGAAGGGGTTGGGGGATGACTTAGGCAGGCAAGATAATTCAGAAGATACAAAGCAATCCGCACTGGTTTCGCGGTGCCCGCGAGGGTAGTCGAGAGACTACCCGGCATCCACGAGTCTGGAGACTCGCGCCAGTTAAAAAAACCTCTCCCTGAGAGAGAAGAGACTGCGCTATTCCGTTTTTAGGCAATTTTCCAGGAAATCGGCCAAAAACGGGATTTAGGAGCTAGAGATTTTCTCTGATGGAAAGGGAAGACGCTTTGCGGGCCGGACGGATGGACACCAAGAGTGTGATCACAATGATGGCGGCGGCGGTGAACAGAAAGTCCTCTACCCGCATGAGTACCGGATAGGCCTCTACCACCGAGGTGGTCATACCCATAGACACAATCCCGAAGGTCTGCTGCACCCAGCAGATGGTGCCGCCAATCACCAGGCCCGCCACGGCTCCGGTAAAAGCGACAATAGCCCCTTCCAGCAAAAAAATCTTCCGGATGGTGCCGGGGTCAGCGCCCAGCGAGGCCAGAATGGCAATGTCTTTCTGCTTATCCAGCACCAGCATGGACAGGGAAAAGAAGATGTTGATGGACGCAATGAGCAAGACGAAGGTGAAGGTCACAAACACGAACAGCTTCTCTACCTTGACGGCGCGCAAGAGGCTTACGTGCTGCTCTTCGCTGTTCTGTACCAGAAAACCCGGCCCCAGCTTTTCTTGCAGGGCATTCTTGATTTTGTCTATGTTGCCGGGGGTATCTGCTTTTACCTCAAGAGAGGTGCGCTTGTTCTCATAGCCCAGCAGTTCCTGCGCAAAGTCTAGCGGCACAAACACATACTGGTCATCATACTGCCGCTCAATGGCAAAAACGCCGCCCGCCTGTATGCCCAACTGCCTGAAGGCGTTCTCTGGATTCAAGGTGACTTTCTTGCCGGCCTTGGGGTACATAAACTGCAACGGCGAGAACGGGTTCTCTGGCCTGATGGACAATTGGTACTGCACGCCGCGTCCAATGAGCGCATACTGCTGTCCGCCCCGTTTCAAGAGCCTGTCGCCGTCTACAATGGCAGAATCAATCTGGTTTTGTTTGTAGTAATTGTCGCTTACGCCCTTCACCTTGACCACCATCTGGCGGTCATTGTAGCGGAGCAGGGCGTTGTCTTCTATGACCTCGGTGAGCAGGACCACGCCGGGCGTTTTCTTGATGCGCTCCAGAAAAGCGGCATCGGTTTCAAACGACTTTCCTTCCACAGAGGTGATTTTTATTTCGGGGTCAAACTTGCCGTAGAGGCTCCTGATCAGATCTTCCAGACCGTTGAACACCGACAGCACCACAATGAGGGCCATGGTGCCTACCCCCACGCCAATCATGGCAATGATGGAAATGATGTTGATGATGTTGCGCTTCTTCTTGGTGAAAAAGTACCGCTTCGCGATAAAAAGGGCAACGTTCATCTGGTGGGGTATGAGTGAAGGAGAGATTGATTGTTTGAGTGAATGGCTTTTGCGCTATTCTGGTTGCGTGTACTGTTTTGGCGGCAAAGGGTTTTCTTTCCTGAACCTAGCCGTCTTCCTCAAGAATTTATCTATCAGAAAGACAACTGGTTAGCGCAGCACGTTTTCAGGCAGCAGCGGCTTTTTCATACACACGCTGCTCTCAATATTGGCATATTGGCCGTAGTTGGGGATGATCTCAAAGCCGTTCTTGGTGTAGAGCCTGATGGCTTCGGGCATGGCCTTTCCGGTTTCCAGAATAAGGTAGTTGAACTGAAGCTGGGCGGCCCACTGCTCCAGGTCCTCCAGCACCCGCCCGGCTATGCCCTGGCCCCTGAATTCTGGCAGCACAAACATGCGCTTCACCTCTGCTATATCTTGGCTGAAGGGCTTAATGGCCCCGCAGCCCACGGGCAGTTCATCATGATAAGCCACCACTACCTCTTTAATGGTGTCAATCTTGTTAAACTGCGCAAAGAACGAATGATCGTCCCCGTCCCGCACGTGCAATTCAGCGTCTAGCAGAAAAACCAGTTCTGCAAAGTCTGGGTTGGCTGAATCTGTTCTGACTAACTCTATCATAGGCTAATAAGAATTAGGTTGGCCTCACTATCTGAGCGGGTGAAGGTAGCGTTTCTGGGCAGACCGTCAAAATCATGGGAGGCTGTCCGTTTTTGGCCTGTTTTCTGGAAAAGAAGCCAAAAACGCCTCTCTTGCTTTAAGAACCGACTTACTATCAGAAAGTTTTATTTCCAGGCTTTGACAATAAGCCCGGTGCCGGTGGCATGCTTGGAATTGGTGTCCAGCCAGTTTAAGATTAGACAGAACGGATACACCACCACATAGTAGAAAGGCAGCAGCACAAAAAACAGCTTAGAGGCACCCAGCATCAAGATGGGGTACTTCATGCTCAGGCGCCAGGAGATCTTACCCGGTGTGCCATAGGAGTAATGCGCCTCTGTGCGGCTGAAGCCCGCGCTCTTTAGTTTATCCTGAATCTCCTGGATGTTGTAGCCGTCGCGGACGTGTTCTTCAATGAAAGAGCTTTCATCATCTCCGTGCACGTCTGATCCTCCTTGGTCTGATGGCGTAGAAATCAACACCATGCCGCCGGGGCGCATAGAGGCGTAAAAGTTCTTGAATACCTCCACGTCTTCTAAGATATGCTCCATCACGTCTACAGAAAGCACCAGGTCAAAGGTCTCCTGCGGTTCGCGGTAGGTCACTAAGTCTTCTATTCTAAAGGTGACGTTGTTTCGGTTGATCTTCCGGAAGAAGGTGGTGCAGTCCGCAATCTGCTCGTCTTTCACGTCTACAGCCAGCACGCGCCATTTCTCGCTCATGCCGGTTAAGTAATAAGAATACTGCCCGAAGCCAGAGCCCGCGTCCAGAATCTGAAGCGGCTGTTGGCGTCTGCCTTTGCCCCAGGCTCTCAATTCTTTGTGAATGTGCCAGGTTCTAAGCAAAAGCAAGTCCAGCAGGTTGTAAAAGAGCTTACGCAGGAATGGGGTTTTGTTGAACGCGTCCCCTAGAACGCGCTTGATAGGATCGTACTGCATGTTGGGTTTAGTCTCTCTGGCTTGGTAGGCGACGGCGCAGGTTAGCGGTCGCGGGTGTCTTCATCCTCTTCCTCGTCTTCCAGGTCTTCGTCTTCTTCATAGAAGTCGTCCTCCTCTTCTTCTGGCGAACGGAACGGATTGGTAGGGTCTTCTTTAGATTCGCCGGGAATGTCTAGCTGCGAGATGATCTTGTCCATCTTGGCGGCGTACTCAGCGCTTTCGTCAATGTAGAAAATAAGCTCAGGCACTACGCGCACTTGGTTTCTGATGCGCTTGGCCAACTCATGGCGTATGGTCTTGCTATGAAACTGAATTTCTTTGAGCAAATCCTTTCCGTTGGGGTTTAGCAGAAAGCTTAAATGCGCCTTGGCCACGCCCAAATCTGGTGACACGCGTACTCCACTGATTGATATATAGGATCCCTGAA
The nucleotide sequence above comes from Nibribacter ruber. Encoded proteins:
- a CDS encoding SGNH/GDSL hydrolase family protein, with the translated sequence MKNLLHKLGAVAFLTSSLLFAGCDPEFEEDRTFSAGSLDLSKYVAVGNSLTAGYQDGGLYLEGQRNSYPNILANQFSLVGGGGFTQPLFTEEQKNGSGYLKLTGFSSSGLPTTAPVTTNLAIRGMGADNKTPLYTKFTGEVQNLGVPGIKMVDVTTAGYGYNNPLGFNPFYERLLSDQVAPTGALLPYVNKVESVKATFFTMWLGNNDVLGYATSGGIAAISSETAFQTALDAMVAKLPAQGVIINIPDVTAVPFFTTKATAGIMAQAQAANAKLYITMGDGTVREAKAADYVLLTSTVGTPEAVPGIPQQIPHGFSPFNPLKNQEVLDENEVTAVKTATTSFNAKLRAAATAKNVAFSDMNAYFNAIKAGFSLNGVNYSPAFITGNLFSLDGVHLTPRGYAIVANEIIKAINTKYSSTIPTIDVTLFRAVLIP
- a CDS encoding ABC transporter permease, coding for MNVALFIAKRYFFTKKKRNIINIISIIAMIGVGVGTMALIVVLSVFNGLEDLIRSLYGKFDPEIKITSVEGKSFETDAAFLERIKKTPGVVLLTEVIEDNALLRYNDRQMVVKVKGVSDNYYKQNQIDSAIVDGDRLLKRGGQQYALIGRGVQYQLSIRPENPFSPLQFMYPKAGKKVTLNPENAFRQLGIQAGGVFAIERQYDDQYVFVPLDFAQELLGYENKRTSLEVKADTPGNIDKIKNALQEKLGPGFLVQNSEEQHVSLLRAVKVEKLFVFVTFTFVLLIASINIFFSLSMLVLDKQKDIAILASLGADPGTIRKIFLLEGAIVAFTGAVAGLVIGGTICWVQQTFGIVSMGMTTSVVEAYPVLMRVEDFLFTAAAIIVITLLVSIRPARKASSLSIRENL
- the polA gene encoding DNA polymerase I, with amino-acid sequence MSTPDKRLFLLDAMALIYRAHFAFSKNPRINSKGMNTGAALGFTNTLVDLLNREKPTHIGVCYDAPSKTFRHDNFVEYKANRQAMPEDISIAIPYVKKIVEAFGIPGMMLDGFEADDIIGTLSCKAEKAGFDVFMMTPDKDYYQLVTDHVFVYKPAFLGNAIEVIDKPKVLERWEISDVKQVIDILGLQGDAVDNIPGIPGIGEKTAKTLIQKYGSVENLIAHSHELKGKQKENVENFAEQGLMSKELATIHLDVPIDFDEEGLRYDGPDMDKLAALFDELEFRQLATRVLGTASPAVPKPISNKPTVGKGFKSDKPMGQTSLFDMPADEVMTPEAGAMIEGGGEGYVSTPRKTIDTTLHEYHLLTMPEQRAQLLKYLKLQKEISFDTETTSIDAITARLVGISFCYMPGEAYYIPVPADDYEATLEIVQEFKEILESPSITKIGQNIKYDLVVLQRYGIDVQGPLYDTMLAHYLLEPDMRHNMDLLAETYLHYTPIAIETLLGKGKNQLTMDKLPPLQIYEYACEDADVTLQLKHYFDPLLEKQGLKRLFNDVENPLLRVLGHMEREGVSIDAEALGESSIVLQTSIKEIEQKIFEQAGMEFNIGSPKQLGEVLFDRMQLGGNKIKKTKTGQYATGEEILSKLAFEHEIVALILDHRQLTKLKSTYVDALPQLICKEDDRLHTSYNQAVAATGRLSSTNPNLQNIPIRTEKGREIRKAFVPRDENHVLLSADYSQIELRIMAHFSNDATMKEAFQKGLDIHASTAAKVFHVPVDQVDSDMRRKAKTINFGIIYGISAFGLAERLAIPRREAAEIIEAYFQEFPAVKQYMDSAINEARDQEFVETLLGRRRYLRDINSRNQNIRGYAERNAINAPIQGTAADIIKIAMINIDQWLRDEKLASRMILQVHDELVFDVLKEELSLVQAKVEELMKNAFPLSVPMEVGMGTGDNWLQAH
- a CDS encoding OmpP1/FadL family transporter; translation: MKSKFLAFLGSAVLTAGVANAGGYQANLQGQKQIGMGHAGTGLALDQSSIFFNPGALAHLRQNGIQIGVSALNSKIAYREASGGVSESQTDNPLGTPFQVYASYGAAESPLRFGIGVYTPYGSTVNWGSTWQGRFGLNELTLQAIYIQPTVSYRITDKLGVGAGLIVSIGSVNLQRSVPLTDENGNEGHIELDGKSKTGIGFNAGVYFQPTDKLSLGLTYRSKVDAKVEDGDIILQIPDAAPVRAQFKGDKFNATLPLPANLTLGLGYKATDKLTIAADVQRVEWSAYESLRFDFNDVIGGQVSSEAQRQYEDSYIYRLGAQYVLSDIMTIRAGAYYDESPVQDGFLTPETPDSDSRGVSAGLTLKLSEKVDLDASFLYVNKKERTDDASKSNGVAGTFKSVAYIPGVGVNYKF
- a CDS encoding GNAT family N-acetyltransferase, translated to MIELVRTDSANPDFAELVFLLDAELHVRDGDDHSFFAQFNKIDTIKEVVVAYHDELPVGCGAIKPFSQDIAEVKRMFVLPEFRGQGIAGRVLEDLEQWAAQLQFNYLILETGKAMPEAIRLYTKNGFEIIPNYGQYANIESSVCMKKPLLPENVLR
- the rbfA gene encoding 30S ribosome-binding factor RbfA, translated to MDSKRQQKFARLIQKELAEIFQRDVSHLFQGSYISISGVRVSPDLGVAKAHLSFLLNPNGKDLLKEIQFHSKTIRHELAKRIRNQVRVVPELIFYIDESAEYAAKMDKIISQLDIPGESKEDPTNPFRSPEEEEDDFYEEDEDLEDEEEDEDTRDR
- a CDS encoding class I SAM-dependent methyltransferase, whose amino-acid sequence is MQYDPIKRVLGDAFNKTPFLRKLFYNLLDLLLLRTWHIHKELRAWGKGRRQQPLQILDAGSGFGQYSYYLTGMSEKWRVLAVDVKDEQIADCTTFFRKINRNNVTFRIEDLVTYREPQETFDLVLSVDVMEHILEDVEVFKNFYASMRPGGMVLISTPSDQGGSDVHGDDESSFIEEHVRDGYNIQEIQDKLKSAGFSRTEAHYSYGTPGKISWRLSMKYPILMLGASKLFFVLLPFYYVVVYPFCLILNWLDTNSKHATGTGLIVKAWK